The Ruminococcaceae bacterium R-25 DNA segment AGGCGAAGACAGGGGCGGCGGATTCGGTTCATCGGGAGTTAACTGATGGCAAGAGTATCAAGCGGATTTGTAAGCTTCTCCGGAACTTCAACGAGAAGACGAAGCCCATTTATTACGAGGATCGCGCTAGTCTTGAGCTTTGTTGCTGTATTGCTCATCGCATTTATCGCGCTTACGGTATTTTCATCGAACAGACTTATGAACGTCAAAGGTAACGTCGTATCGAATGTGCCTTCAAATATCCTGCCTTCATACAGCACCTGCAGCTTTGAATCAGCTGACGGCCAGACATCTTTGCAGGGATGGTTTTTTAAGACCAAGAATCCGATATCGACTATTATCGTTGTTCACGATTCAGGTTCCAACAGACTTCCGTTCGGCGTTGAAATGATCGATATGCTGGAATCCTGGCTCGAAAACGGTTACAACGTGTTCCTTTTCGACCAGAGAAACTGCGGTACTTCAGGTGGTGACTGCTGCACATACGGATACCTTGAGTGGCAGGACGTGCTTGGAGCGATTGCTATCGTTAAGCAGATATCGGTTACGACAGACGTTATCCTTTTCGGAATCGGCACAGGATGCACATCTTCACTCCTTGCATATTCAAATCTCCCGCCGCCGGGATTAAGCGAGCAGGACCTCTCTAAATACGATAAGAACGTAAGAAACCTTGAGTTCGATAACACATATATCGCCGGCATGATCCTTGATTCTCCTGCAAAAGAAACTGACGACTATATTAAGCCTGTCGTTGTAAGATCAGAGCCTTTGGGATTCTTGACACAGTTTTCGATCCCTTATGCGATCAGAGTATCTTCAGGCGGTACTAATATCAGCCTTGCTGCTGAGATCGCAAGACTTCCTATTCCGGTGCTTATCATCTACGGCGGTCACGACACTTATATCGGTGCCGATAAGATCGACCAGATTATAACGGAAAGAAGCAGACTTAACGGAAGTATCACCAGGAGCGTAATGGTATCCGGTGCAGGTTATCTGGAAGAATACGGCATAAACAAAAACCTTTATATCAAGACAGTAAACGACTTCTTGAATGAATTCTATTTGGTGGAAGAGCAGACATAATGGCAGAAAAAGACGTGCTTATCTTAGGAATCGAGAGCTCATGCGATGAGACAGCTGCATCCGTTGTAAAGAACGGACGCATTATTTTGAGCAACTGCATTGCATCGCAGGCTGATTTCCACGAAGAATATGGTGGAGTCGTACCTGAACTCGCTTCAAGAATGCATGTTGATGCAGTATATCCTACTGTACAAAAAGCCTTGTCTGATGCAGGTGTTACACTTAATGATGTAGATGCTATTGCTGTAACATATGGTCCGGGATTGGTCGGTGCTCTTTTGGTAGGATTATCCTGTGCAAAAGGTCTTTGTGAAGTATCCGGCAAGCCCCTTGTAGGCGTTAACCACTTGAAAGGCCATATCGCAGCAAATTATCTCTGCTTTGAAGAATTAGAACCGCCGTTCCTCTGCCTCTGCGTATCGGGCGGCAACTCCATGATAGTTAAGGTTAAAGACTATACCGACATGGAAGTGCTCGGCCGCACAAGAGACGATGCAGCAGGTGAAGCAATCGATAAGATCGCACGTGTAGTAGGTTTGGGATACCCGGGCGGACCTAAGATGGACAAAGCAGGGCAGGGCGGCGATACTACCAAATACGTATTCTCCAAAACACATATGGGAGACACTCTTGATTTCTCATTCTCCGGCCTAAAGACTTCCGCTTTAAATCTCATAAACGGATTGAGGCAGAAGGGCGAAGAAATCGATCTTAAAGACTTTACTGCATCTTACCAGCAGGCAATTGCCGATGCGCTTTTAAAAAATACGCTTATCGCTGTTGAGCAGACAGGAATAAAGAAACTGTGCCTTGCAGGCGGCGTTTCAGCAAACTCATTCCTGAGAAACACTTTCGATAAGGCAGCAAAGAAGAAGGGTATCAAGCTTTACTATCCTGAGCTTAAGTATTGTACAGATAATGCCGCCATGATCGCTTCATGCGGCTACTTTGAATACATGAACGGCAGGAGGGACACCCTTGACCTTAATGCTTATCCGTCCCTGCAAATGCAGTAAAATAAGGCTTGTTTAGCCC contains these protein-coding regions:
- a CDS encoding alpha-beta hydrolase superfamily lysophospholipase produces the protein MARVSSGFVSFSGTSTRRRSPFITRIALVLSFVAVLLIAFIALTVFSSNRLMNVKGNVVSNVPSNILPSYSTCSFESADGQTSLQGWFFKTKNPISTIIVVHDSGSNRLPFGVEMIDMLESWLENGYNVFLFDQRNCGTSGGDCCTYGYLEWQDVLGAIAIVKQISVTTDVILFGIGTGCTSSLLAYSNLPPPGLSEQDLSKYDKNVRNLEFDNTYIAGMILDSPAKETDDYIKPVVVRSEPLGFLTQFSIPYAIRVSSGGTNISLAAEIARLPIPVLIIYGGHDTYIGADKIDQIITERSRLNGSITRSVMVSGAGYLEEYGINKNLYIKTVNDFLNEFYLVEEQT
- a CDS encoding O-sialoglycoprotein endopeptidase, yielding MAEKDVLILGIESSCDETAASVVKNGRIILSNCIASQADFHEEYGGVVPELASRMHVDAVYPTVQKALSDAGVTLNDVDAIAVTYGPGLVGALLVGLSCAKGLCEVSGKPLVGVNHLKGHIAANYLCFEELEPPFLCLCVSGGNSMIVKVKDYTDMEVLGRTRDDAAGEAIDKIARVVGLGYPGGPKMDKAGQGGDTTKYVFSKTHMGDTLDFSFSGLKTSALNLINGLRQKGEEIDLKDFTASYQQAIADALLKNTLIAVEQTGIKKLCLAGGVSANSFLRNTFDKAAKKKGIKLYYPELKYCTDNAAMIASCGYFEYMNGRRDTLDLNAYPSLQMQ